In Carya illinoinensis cultivar Pawnee chromosome 10, C.illinoinensisPawnee_v1, whole genome shotgun sequence, one DNA window encodes the following:
- the LOC122278118 gene encoding coatomer subunit zeta-2-like produces MESCPSIKNILLLDSEGKRVAAKYYSDDWPTNSAKEAFEKAVYTKTLKTNARTEAEIGMFENNIVVYKFIQDLHFFVTGGEDENELILATVLQGFFDAVGILLRGNVEKKEALENLDLILLCMDEIIDGGIILETDANIIAGKVASNSMDSGASLSEQTISQALATAREHLTRSLLT; encoded by the exons ATG gagTCATGCCCTTCAATAAAAAACATCCTACTCTTGGATTCTGAAGGGAAGCGTGTCGCTGCCAAGTATTACTCAGATGACTGGCCGACAAATAGTGCAAAGGAAGCATTTGAGAAAGCTGTTTATACTAAGACTCTAAAGACAAATGCACGGACAGAAG CTGAAATAGGAATGTTTGAGAATAACATCGTTGTTTACAAGTTTATTCAAGACCTTCACTTTTTTGTCACTGGGGGTGAAGACGAAAACGAGCTCATCTTAGCCACTGTTCTCCAGGGATTTTTTGATGCAGTTGGCATTCTTCTTAG aGGTAATGTGGAAAAGAAGGAGGCACTAGAAAACTTGGATCTCATTCTGTTATGTATGGATGAAATTATTGATGGCGG TATTATTCTTGAGACAGATGCAAATATTATAGCGGGGAAGGTTGCAAGTAACAGTATGGATTCTGGTGCTTCTTTGTCTGAGCAG ACAATAAGTCAAGCATTAGCCACCGCCCGCGAACATCTAACAAGATCCCTCCTTACATGA